A single window of Pseudarthrobacter psychrotolerans DNA harbors:
- a CDS encoding D-arabinono-1,4-lactone oxidase, producing the protein MTTTNVPKAASPAQAATPSAPFGTDVTWTNWGGNQSATPAFTVRPRTELEALDAVRFAVREGLPVRAVGSGHSSSPLVQTGGVLMDMSGLSAITGTDKIRRRARALAGTTINAFGDALWEQGLALSNQGDIDKQQIAGALATSTHGSGKELGSFSSKLRWVKLINGYGEIVEIGEGQLRELRAAQVALGTLGIFLEVELAVEDSYYLQEQITYPTWAETAATWQSDIDSNRHYSFLWCPGDDSCELLDLPGSPGQSMADRSYTKRYNVAQIQDESEISGIEGARLDRSYRIYPGGFTTQFHELEYFVRSEDGLAAVEVIQDLIRTKHPEQKYPVEVRWVKADEGYMSQFQGRDTTVITLTTEPGTDYWPFFRDADALLQEFEPRAHWGKIHFMTRNRLERLYPELDTFIQIRREFDPRGMFLNDHTRALVG; encoded by the coding sequence ATGACCACCACCAACGTTCCCAAGGCCGCGTCCCCGGCCCAGGCGGCAACCCCATCCGCGCCCTTCGGGACGGACGTCACCTGGACCAACTGGGGCGGGAACCAGAGCGCTACGCCCGCCTTCACCGTCCGGCCGCGAACCGAACTAGAAGCGCTCGACGCCGTCCGTTTCGCCGTCCGGGAAGGCTTGCCTGTGCGGGCGGTCGGCTCAGGACACTCGTCCTCGCCGTTGGTTCAGACAGGCGGCGTCCTGATGGACATGTCCGGCCTCTCGGCGATCACCGGTACCGACAAGATCCGGCGTCGCGCCAGGGCCCTTGCCGGGACCACCATCAATGCCTTCGGCGATGCGTTGTGGGAGCAGGGCCTGGCACTCAGCAATCAGGGCGATATTGACAAGCAGCAGATCGCCGGGGCGCTGGCGACCAGCACGCATGGCTCCGGAAAGGAACTGGGCAGCTTCTCCTCCAAGCTGCGATGGGTGAAGCTGATCAACGGCTACGGCGAGATTGTCGAAATCGGCGAGGGGCAGCTCCGCGAACTCCGGGCTGCCCAGGTCGCACTCGGCACGCTCGGGATCTTCCTGGAAGTCGAGTTGGCCGTCGAGGACAGCTACTACCTGCAGGAACAGATCACGTATCCCACGTGGGCCGAGACTGCAGCTACGTGGCAGTCCGACATCGACTCAAACAGGCACTACTCATTCCTGTGGTGCCCGGGCGACGATTCCTGCGAGCTCCTGGACCTTCCGGGTTCGCCGGGCCAGAGCATGGCGGACCGCAGCTACACCAAGCGGTACAACGTGGCGCAGATCCAGGACGAGAGCGAGATTTCAGGCATCGAAGGCGCCCGGCTGGACCGTTCGTACCGCATCTATCCGGGCGGCTTCACCACGCAGTTCCACGAACTGGAGTACTTCGTTCGCAGCGAGGATGGCCTGGCCGCCGTGGAGGTCATCCAGGACCTGATCCGCACAAAGCATCCCGAGCAGAAGTACCCTGTGGAGGTCCGCTGGGTGAAAGCCGATGAAGGCTACATGTCCCAGTTCCAAGGACGGGACACAACCGTCATCACCCTGACCACCGAACCTGGAACTGACTACTGGCCCTTTTTCAGGGATGCTGACGCGCTGCTGCAGGAATTCGAGCCACGTGCGCACTGGGGCAAGATCCACTTCATGACCAGGAACCGATTGGAACGTCTCTACCCGGAACTTGACACCTTTATACAAATACGCAGGGAGTTCGACCCCCGCGGAATGTTCCTTAACGACCACACCCGCGCCCTTGTAGGCTAA
- a CDS encoding cytosine permease, producing the protein MSTRTTPAAAVEVPRLEDKTIQPIPANERHGKARDLFTIWFGSNIMIMTIVTGGLATTVFGLHFVPAIVGIIIGNLVGGIFMALHSAQGPQLGVAQMIQTRGQFGSYGALLIVVIVVIMYVGFFAANLVFGGEAMAAVNPGISVDAGIIVIGVVSVVATIFGYRLIHAYARFLSIVAGLALVLAFVWILAVHGLPASFLDEGNFNWVGFMATISVSALWQLAYAPYVSDYSRYMPQGTGSAPAFWASYSGCVLGTLFPMILGALVGTLAVTMSNDAGSVEIVGSLGALLQPWTMIVIGIFCLGVAASNAMNLYCGVLCSLTIGQTFKPNWLPRAKTRSVAALILFTLAVLIALFARDNFILFYTNFLSFLMYVLVPWTAINLVDYYLLRHGDYRVEDFFKRDGGVYGRFNWVAIGSYITGALIQVPFSATAIYTGPLAAAMGGVDLSWIVGLAVVAPLYYFAARLFRNKSDAAHFQTPAFATELI; encoded by the coding sequence ATGAGCACTCGAACCACTCCCGCCGCCGCGGTCGAAGTACCCCGGCTCGAGGACAAGACCATCCAGCCGATCCCCGCGAACGAACGCCATGGAAAAGCCCGGGACCTTTTCACCATCTGGTTCGGTTCCAACATCATGATCATGACCATCGTGACCGGCGGCCTCGCCACCACGGTGTTCGGCCTCCACTTTGTGCCCGCGATCGTCGGAATCATCATTGGAAACCTTGTCGGTGGCATCTTCATGGCACTGCATTCGGCCCAAGGCCCGCAACTGGGCGTGGCACAGATGATTCAGACCCGCGGCCAATTCGGTTCGTACGGGGCGCTGCTGATCGTTGTCATTGTGGTGATCATGTACGTCGGGTTTTTCGCGGCGAACCTCGTCTTTGGCGGGGAAGCAATGGCCGCTGTCAACCCGGGCATCAGTGTTGACGCCGGCATCATTGTCATTGGCGTCGTGAGTGTCGTTGCCACGATTTTCGGCTACCGGCTCATCCACGCCTATGCACGCTTCTTGAGCATCGTGGCCGGTCTGGCGCTGGTGCTGGCCTTCGTCTGGATCCTGGCCGTTCACGGATTGCCGGCCAGCTTCCTGGACGAGGGAAACTTCAACTGGGTTGGCTTCATGGCCACCATCTCTGTATCCGCCCTGTGGCAGCTCGCCTACGCTCCCTACGTTTCGGATTACTCCCGTTACATGCCCCAGGGCACCGGCTCGGCCCCGGCCTTCTGGGCGTCCTACTCGGGCTGTGTCCTGGGCACCTTGTTCCCAATGATCCTGGGTGCCTTGGTGGGAACTCTTGCGGTGACCATGAGCAACGATGCCGGCAGCGTCGAAATCGTCGGCAGCCTGGGAGCATTGCTCCAGCCGTGGACCATGATCGTTATCGGAATCTTCTGCCTCGGGGTTGCGGCGTCGAACGCCATGAATCTTTACTGCGGGGTCCTGTGCAGCCTCACCATTGGCCAGACGTTCAAGCCGAACTGGTTGCCCCGCGCCAAGACCCGGAGCGTTGCGGCGCTCATCCTCTTCACGCTCGCCGTCCTGATCGCGCTGTTTGCCCGCGACAATTTCATCCTCTTCTACACGAATTTCCTCTCCTTCCTGATGTATGTGCTGGTTCCCTGGACGGCCATCAACCTGGTGGACTACTACCTTCTCCGGCACGGCGACTACAGGGTGGAAGACTTCTTCAAGCGCGACGGCGGCGTGTACGGACGGTTCAATTGGGTCGCGATCGGCTCTTACATAACAGGCGCCCTGATTCAGGTTCCCTTCTCCGCAACGGCGATCTACACGGGCCCGCTGGCCGCAGCGATGGGCGGAGTGGACCTCTCCTGGATCGTCGGCCTGGCGGTTGTTGCTCCGCTCTACTACTTTGCTGCACGCCTGTTCCGGAACAAGTCGGATGCCGCCCACTTTCAGACCCCCGCATTCGCAACTGAACTGATTTGA
- the speB gene encoding agmatinase has translation MTTHKPIGPVDATKVPRYAGLGTFARLPQIDRVPDYDIAIVGVPFDGGTSFRPGARFGPAAVREASRLLRPGYHPELDVEPVYEAQVVDAGDIACTPYDITRAVREIEEQARPLISEDKRLIAIGGDHTIALPMLRALNQVHGPVALLHFDAHLDTWDTYFDQPVTHGTIFRRAFEEGLLVEDKSMHVGIRGPVYDRNDFLRDHEFGFQIIRCSDLDVIGVPAAIQQVKERLGDTPVYVSIDIDVLDPAYAPGTGTPEMGGLHSRELLALLRGLNGINIVGADVVEVAPAYDHADITTVAAATLVFDLLALMVNRSKAETNTVRELQAASWNAS, from the coding sequence ATGACAACGCACAAGCCCATCGGCCCCGTCGACGCAACAAAAGTCCCCCGCTACGCGGGCCTCGGCACCTTCGCCCGACTTCCCCAGATCGACCGCGTTCCGGACTACGACATTGCGATCGTCGGCGTACCGTTCGACGGCGGAACCTCCTTCCGGCCCGGCGCCCGCTTCGGTCCTGCCGCAGTCCGCGAAGCCTCCCGGCTCCTGCGCCCCGGCTACCACCCCGAACTGGACGTTGAGCCTGTCTACGAAGCCCAGGTTGTCGACGCCGGCGACATCGCCTGCACCCCCTACGACATCACCCGGGCAGTCCGCGAAATCGAAGAGCAGGCACGGCCCCTGATCAGCGAGGACAAGCGACTCATCGCGATCGGTGGTGACCACACCATCGCCCTCCCGATGCTGCGCGCACTGAACCAAGTGCACGGGCCCGTTGCACTGCTGCATTTCGACGCCCACTTGGACACGTGGGACACCTACTTCGACCAGCCGGTCACCCACGGAACCATCTTCCGGCGAGCATTCGAGGAAGGCCTCCTGGTGGAAGACAAGTCCATGCACGTCGGCATCCGCGGACCGGTCTACGACCGCAACGACTTCCTCCGCGACCACGAATTCGGCTTCCAGATCATCCGCTGCTCGGACCTGGACGTCATCGGCGTCCCGGCAGCCATCCAACAGGTCAAGGAGCGGCTCGGCGACACCCCGGTCTACGTATCCATCGACATCGACGTCCTGGACCCGGCCTACGCGCCGGGCACCGGAACTCCCGAGATGGGCGGGCTCCACTCCCGCGAGCTCCTGGCCCTGCTCCGCGGACTGAACGGCATCAACATTGTGGGCGCCGACGTCGTGGAGGTGGCCCCGGCCTACGACCACGCAGACATCACCACGGTCGCCGCGGCCACCCTCGTCTTCGACCTGCTCGCCCTCATGGTGAACCGCAGCAAGGCCGAAACGAACACCGTCCGTGAACTGCAAGCAGCATCCTGGAACGCATCATGA
- a CDS encoding aldose 1-epimerase family protein, protein MPDLDKLPMGECFELESSIDGRSQYARVTEIAASLRRLEVDGIALIQDYPSDARPPFCAGWVLVPWPNRVADGRWNYAGVTQQLDITEPGGNNALHGLLAYTPYRTTARTRSSVTLAADVVPQHGYPFELETSVHYQLVEDGLVATHILKNVGTRDAPVAVGAHPFLRLGTVPTEDLKLFIAADTHIEMDHRLIPTGATTSVGETPNDFRSGRTVGTVALDDAWADVHRGLDGRSAHYLEAPDGSQVRLHMDDAFGYIQAFTTQRFPADNGMVTAVAVEPMTAPPDAFNNGQGLRWLAPGEIWQLTWSINYRRPSSGTNP, encoded by the coding sequence ATGCCTGACCTGGACAAATTGCCGATGGGAGAATGCTTCGAACTCGAGAGCAGCATCGACGGCCGAAGCCAATACGCCCGGGTAACGGAGATCGCTGCCAGCCTGCGCAGACTAGAGGTCGACGGTATCGCTCTGATCCAGGACTACCCCTCCGACGCCAGACCGCCATTTTGCGCCGGATGGGTGCTGGTCCCCTGGCCAAACCGGGTAGCAGACGGCAGATGGAACTACGCCGGCGTCACGCAGCAGTTGGACATCACCGAGCCCGGAGGGAATAACGCCCTCCATGGGCTCCTGGCCTATACGCCCTATCGCACCACTGCCCGAACCCGGAGCAGTGTGACACTCGCCGCCGATGTCGTCCCACAGCACGGCTACCCTTTCGAGCTTGAGACCTCCGTCCACTACCAACTGGTCGAAGACGGGCTCGTTGCCACCCACATCCTAAAAAACGTCGGGACGCGTGACGCTCCGGTGGCAGTCGGCGCCCACCCCTTCCTCCGCCTGGGCACTGTGCCAACCGAAGACCTGAAGCTGTTCATCGCAGCGGACACCCACATCGAAATGGACCATCGGCTCATCCCAACAGGAGCAACCACAAGCGTCGGTGAAACCCCGAACGACTTCCGAAGCGGCCGGACCGTCGGAACAGTAGCCCTGGACGATGCCTGGGCCGACGTCCACAGAGGCCTTGACGGCCGCTCAGCCCACTATCTGGAGGCACCGGACGGCAGCCAGGTTCGACTCCACATGGACGACGCGTTCGGATACATCCAGGCATTCACCACACAACGGTTTCCAGCTGACAACGGAATGGTGACCGCTGTGGCCGTGGAACCGATGACCGCTCCGCCCGATGCATTCAATAACGGACAGGGACTGCGCTGGCTTGCCCCGGGAGAGATTTGGCAACTCACATGGAGTATCAACTACCGAAGGCCCTCCTCCGGCACCAATCCGTAG
- a CDS encoding ROK family transcriptional regulator: MPSSESDPSRRNNLALITSLVHHHGVLSRAQLTKRTGLNRSTVGTLIGQLVELGLVYETAPTGEAQVGRPSPEVRPSKSTAALAVNPEIDAVTIGLVSLGGKVQKKIRFATERIPTAGEAVNIAAAVIEGMRTELDASYRITGIGMAVPGLVNRVEGVVHHAPHLGWRNEPVASMLSEATGYTCEAANDASLAAEAELIFGAGAGRQNLVYLNGGASGIGGGVISNGTLLRGASGYAGELGHTFVRTSGKTCHCGAKGCLETEVSQSRLFELAGLTGGDASQLERALLSSRSTEVTEEVARQLGYLAIALRNAVNTFNPEAIILDGFLGVLYALSPGSLDQLLRSQALDEPASQARIYRAALGSDLMMIGAAELAFTRFLADPAGLGAPLSPSARKDGNA, from the coding sequence ATGCCGTCCAGCGAGTCGGATCCATCCAGACGGAATAACCTGGCGCTGATCACATCCCTGGTTCACCATCACGGCGTCCTCAGTCGGGCCCAGCTGACCAAGCGCACAGGGCTGAACCGCTCCACGGTCGGAACCCTGATCGGTCAGCTCGTTGAATTGGGACTCGTCTACGAGACAGCCCCAACAGGGGAGGCCCAAGTGGGCCGACCCAGCCCCGAGGTTCGTCCCAGCAAGTCCACGGCCGCACTTGCGGTCAACCCGGAAATCGACGCCGTCACCATCGGCTTGGTAAGCCTCGGCGGGAAGGTGCAAAAGAAGATTCGGTTTGCCACCGAACGGATTCCCACCGCAGGGGAGGCTGTCAATATAGCTGCCGCAGTCATCGAAGGGATGCGCACCGAGCTCGATGCCTCATACCGCATCACGGGCATCGGAATGGCCGTCCCGGGCCTGGTCAACAGGGTAGAAGGCGTCGTCCATCACGCACCGCACCTGGGCTGGCGAAACGAACCCGTCGCCAGCATGCTCAGCGAAGCCACCGGCTACACCTGCGAGGCAGCCAATGACGCATCCCTGGCTGCAGAAGCAGAACTCATCTTCGGAGCAGGCGCCGGACGGCAGAACCTCGTCTACCTTAACGGCGGTGCCAGCGGCATCGGCGGCGGCGTGATCTCCAACGGGACACTGCTGCGCGGTGCCTCCGGCTACGCGGGGGAACTCGGACATACCTTCGTCCGGACGTCCGGGAAGACCTGTCACTGCGGCGCCAAGGGTTGCCTTGAGACCGAGGTCTCGCAGTCCAGGCTCTTTGAACTCGCCGGGCTGACCGGGGGCGATGCATCCCAGCTGGAACGAGCCCTCCTGAGTAGCCGCAGCACCGAAGTGACCGAAGAAGTTGCACGGCAGCTGGGCTACCTCGCAATAGCCTTGCGGAACGCGGTCAACACCTTCAACCCGGAAGCCATAATCCTTGATGGATTTCTGGGTGTCCTCTACGCACTTTCCCCCGGGAGCCTGGACCAACTTCTCCGGTCCCAGGCTCTGGACGAACCAGCCAGCCAGGCAAGAATCTACCGGGCGGCGCTGGGCTCGGACCTGATGATGATCGGCGCCGCAGAGCTGGCCTTCACACGGTTTCTGGCTGACCCGGCAGGCCTGGGCGCGCCGCTGTCTCCAAGCGCCAGGAAGGACGGAAATGCCTGA
- a CDS encoding aminobutyraldehyde dehydrogenase produces MTLTNTEQFTVRRSPVEHSPVDHSPAGVLPPSGHFIGGSFVPGSSTHLIDVVDPTTERVIASVQAGTAADVDVAVEAAVAAQKSWGVTTPKERSEVLNLIANIIEANRETFEIIESANTGKPRTVAEDDVSSTIDTFRFMAGASRTLTSMAGGDYTTGHTSVILREPVGVVGVITPWNYPLLMAAWKIAPILAAGNSIVLKPSEQTPLSTLKLAELVAGRIPDGILNVVTGQGRTVGQRLAEHPDVALVALTGSVVSGQAVAETAAKSVKRVHLELGGKAPVVVFPDADLRAAAAGVRNAGFWNAGQDCGAACRVLVHESVAEEFTEHLVREVSTLVIGAPEAGDDVEIGPMISRPHFERVKESLAEAKAAGLTIAIGGSALEGPGYFIEPTVISNVSAGAPIATHEIFGPVVTVESFSSTEEAVTRANESPYGLSASVWTKDSSLSLRIPKQLDFGTVWVNSHLVLACEVPWGGFKGSGYGRDLSLYALDDYSRTKHVMINHGA; encoded by the coding sequence ATGACACTCACCAACACTGAACAGTTCACTGTCCGACGCTCCCCCGTAGAACACAGCCCCGTGGATCACAGCCCTGCAGGCGTACTGCCGCCCAGCGGACACTTCATCGGCGGATCGTTTGTTCCAGGTTCCTCCACCCACCTCATCGACGTCGTAGATCCCACCACTGAGCGGGTCATCGCGTCCGTGCAGGCCGGCACAGCTGCAGATGTTGATGTTGCTGTTGAAGCCGCCGTGGCGGCCCAGAAGTCCTGGGGCGTCACCACCCCGAAGGAACGCTCCGAGGTGCTGAACCTGATCGCCAACATCATCGAAGCCAACCGGGAAACCTTCGAAATCATCGAGTCAGCCAACACCGGTAAACCGCGAACCGTCGCGGAGGACGACGTCTCAAGCACCATTGATACTTTCCGTTTCATGGCCGGAGCTTCCCGCACCCTGACGTCCATGGCAGGGGGCGACTACACAACCGGGCACACTTCGGTCATCCTCAGGGAACCGGTGGGCGTCGTCGGCGTCATCACCCCGTGGAACTACCCGCTGCTGATGGCCGCCTGGAAGATCGCGCCCATCCTGGCTGCAGGAAACAGCATTGTCCTGAAGCCTTCCGAGCAGACGCCGCTGTCCACGCTGAAGCTCGCAGAACTCGTGGCCGGACGCATTCCCGATGGAATTCTCAACGTCGTGACGGGACAAGGCCGAACTGTCGGACAGCGGCTCGCTGAACATCCTGATGTTGCCCTCGTCGCCTTGACCGGGAGTGTCGTCAGCGGACAGGCCGTTGCGGAGACCGCGGCCAAGTCGGTCAAACGCGTCCATCTGGAACTCGGCGGGAAGGCTCCGGTTGTTGTCTTTCCCGATGCCGACCTCCGCGCGGCGGCCGCTGGGGTGCGAAATGCCGGCTTCTGGAATGCCGGTCAGGACTGTGGCGCTGCCTGCCGCGTGCTCGTGCACGAGTCGGTGGCTGAGGAGTTCACCGAGCACCTGGTGCGCGAAGTCAGCACGCTGGTCATAGGAGCCCCAGAGGCGGGCGACGACGTGGAAATCGGTCCCATGATTTCCCGCCCGCACTTCGAACGCGTCAAGGAATCGCTGGCCGAGGCCAAGGCCGCCGGCCTGACCATCGCGATCGGCGGGTCTGCCCTCGAAGGCCCCGGCTACTTCATCGAGCCCACCGTGATCAGCAACGTGTCCGCGGGAGCACCCATCGCCACGCACGAGATCTTTGGACCCGTGGTCACCGTTGAGTCATTCAGTTCCACCGAGGAGGCCGTCACCCGGGCGAACGAGAGCCCCTACGGGCTGTCCGCCTCGGTATGGACCAAAGATTCAAGCCTCTCGCTGAGGATTCCCAAGCAGCTCGATTTCGGCACGGTCTGGGTCAATTCACACTTGGTCCTGGCCTGCGAGGTACCGTGGGGCGGGTTCAAGGGATCCGGCTACGGCCGCGACCTCTCGCTCTACGCGCTGGATGATTACTCCCGCACCAAGCACGTCATGATCAACCACGGCGCGTGA
- a CDS encoding SDR family NAD(P)-dependent oxidoreductase: MTSKLTGTTALVTGASSGIGAATARQLAALGASVALVARRRDRLEALAAEIEQSGGTALVIEADITNRAQAQAAVDQTVERFGQLDILVNNAGLMLLGPVVGADPEDWDRMIAVNVQGLLHTTHAALPHLLKAVEDSPRRVADIVNISSIAGRVAWNGYGVYNLTKFGVNGFTESLRQEVTQRHVRVGVLEPGGVDTELGSHNTAEVRGEMIDPFYEQTEVLAPEDIADGVAYMVTRPRHASIGELWIMPTDQA; the protein is encoded by the coding sequence ATGACATCGAAACTGACCGGAACCACCGCCCTCGTCACCGGCGCCAGCAGCGGCATCGGAGCCGCGACCGCACGGCAGCTCGCCGCACTCGGCGCCTCCGTGGCACTTGTCGCCCGGCGCCGTGACCGGCTGGAAGCACTCGCCGCCGAAATCGAACAATCCGGCGGCACAGCCCTGGTCATCGAAGCGGACATCACCAACCGCGCCCAGGCCCAGGCCGCCGTCGACCAGACCGTGGAGCGCTTCGGGCAGCTGGACATCCTGGTCAACAACGCCGGCCTGATGCTCCTCGGCCCGGTGGTCGGCGCCGACCCCGAGGACTGGGACCGCATGATCGCCGTCAACGTCCAGGGCCTGCTCCACACCACCCACGCCGCCCTGCCGCACCTACTCAAAGCCGTCGAGGACAGTCCCCGCCGGGTCGCGGACATCGTCAACATCAGCTCGATCGCCGGCCGCGTCGCCTGGAACGGGTACGGCGTCTACAACCTCACCAAGTTCGGCGTCAACGGCTTCACCGAATCCCTCCGCCAGGAAGTCACCCAGCGCCACGTGCGCGTCGGCGTCCTGGAACCCGGCGGTGTGGACACAGAGCTGGGCTCACACAACACCGCCGAGGTCCGCGGCGAAATGATCGACCCCTTCTATGAGCAGACAGAGGTCCTCGCCCCGGAGGACATCGCCGACGGCGTTGCCTACATGGTCACCCGGCCCCGGCACGCCTCCATCGGAGAGCTCTGGATCATGCCCACCGACCAGGCCTGA
- a CDS encoding SDR family oxidoreductase, with amino-acid sequence MTEQNTPAAQANNTTGKKVWFITGAGRGMGTDIAKAALAAGHAVVATGRNPQKVTEAVGDNEDLLAVKLDVTDPADAAAAIQAAMDRFGRIDVLVNNAGNFYAGFFEEITPEDFRAQIETTMFGPMNVTRAALPVLRAQRSGLVVTISSTAGLAGGEFLSAYSASKFGVEGWAESLAPEVAPFGIRSMIVEPGFFRTELLTPESTSYAEPTIWDYAERTAQTVAAWKSMNGLQSGDPAKLADALIQLAELDEPPLRFAAGADAVGTFETRAKALQEQADAHRELSSNLALSDA; translated from the coding sequence ATGACTGAACAAAACACCCCCGCTGCGCAGGCCAACAACACCACCGGCAAGAAGGTCTGGTTCATCACCGGCGCCGGCCGCGGCATGGGCACCGACATCGCGAAGGCAGCACTCGCCGCCGGCCACGCCGTGGTCGCCACCGGCCGCAACCCACAAAAGGTCACCGAAGCCGTCGGCGACAACGAGGACCTCCTGGCCGTCAAGCTCGACGTCACCGATCCCGCCGACGCAGCGGCCGCCATCCAGGCAGCCATGGACCGGTTCGGCCGGATCGACGTACTCGTGAACAACGCCGGCAACTTCTATGCCGGGTTCTTCGAGGAAATCACCCCTGAGGATTTCCGGGCACAGATCGAAACCACCATGTTCGGACCCATGAACGTCACCCGCGCGGCCCTGCCGGTCCTGCGGGCCCAGCGCTCCGGCCTGGTGGTCACCATCTCCTCCACCGCGGGCCTGGCAGGCGGGGAGTTCCTGTCCGCCTACTCTGCGTCGAAGTTCGGTGTGGAGGGATGGGCGGAGTCGCTGGCCCCCGAGGTCGCACCGTTCGGCATCCGCTCCATGATCGTGGAGCCGGGGTTCTTCCGCACCGAGCTGCTCACCCCGGAATCCACCAGCTACGCGGAACCCACCATCTGGGACTACGCCGAACGCACCGCGCAGACCGTCGCCGCCTGGAAGAGCATGAACGGCCTCCAGAGCGGGGACCCGGCCAAACTCGCCGACGCGCTGATCCAGCTCGCGGAACTGGACGAACCCCCGCTGCGGTTCGCCGCCGGAGCTGACGCCGTTGGCACCTTCGAGACCCGGGCCAAGGCTCTCCAGGAGCAGGCCGACGCCCACCGCGAACTCTCCAGCAACCTCGCCCTGAGCGACGCCTGA
- a CDS encoding PucR family transcriptional regulator, with protein MAITVAELVAEPQLGLTLLAGSAGSGNRITWAHTSDLPRLWEWVTGGELMMTNGLSIPADAAGQVALAGALVDAGASALAIGEKMHAPELLPEFLAACEGLPLPLINVPYPLPFIAIARTVAESSLLEESRRLRQTARIYDLLRTAGTSEDHVQGLLLGLAAELDAELFVVDRRCLHPWHPDGRPLPDFLRAELAPRTGRISLAGKKFQWHRLRDRHVLMMDIPTHANALLVVLPNSDPHPDAVVLLHAATVLGLELSRNVLSLESRHRLASEFLLQAVDGRLGTAELESRLTAFDVPAQDFVVVSISADDGERLADVHVELWRHGFPAACLRRFNTLHVAVSAAVTADILIHCAGPEVRIGISSPTSAPGIQRALQESLWALGSAKGNAMKLARYAEGASWLGLTSFEEGTALVERLLGPIFAYEQSQEGDLIVTLRTYLDTQRSWQKTAAALFAHRQTVIYRIRKISELTGLDMTETSTLAQLWFALQIHEAMHK; from the coding sequence ATGGCAATTACAGTGGCCGAGCTCGTGGCGGAACCCCAGCTGGGGCTCACGCTTCTGGCCGGATCCGCGGGTAGCGGCAACCGGATCACGTGGGCCCACACCTCTGACTTGCCGAGGCTGTGGGAATGGGTCACTGGCGGCGAGCTGATGATGACCAACGGCCTCTCCATCCCTGCCGATGCTGCTGGGCAGGTCGCGCTGGCCGGGGCGCTGGTGGATGCAGGCGCCAGTGCGCTGGCCATCGGAGAGAAGATGCACGCGCCGGAGTTGTTGCCGGAGTTCCTGGCGGCTTGTGAGGGGCTGCCGCTGCCGCTGATCAATGTGCCCTATCCGTTGCCCTTCATCGCCATCGCGCGAACGGTGGCTGAATCTTCACTGTTGGAGGAATCGCGGCGGCTGCGCCAGACCGCCCGGATTTACGACCTGCTCCGCACTGCTGGAACATCCGAGGACCATGTGCAAGGCCTTCTTCTGGGCCTCGCGGCTGAGCTCGATGCAGAGCTGTTCGTCGTGGACCGGCGCTGCCTTCATCCGTGGCATCCGGACGGCCGGCCGCTGCCGGATTTCCTGAGGGCGGAATTGGCCCCGCGGACCGGGCGAATATCCTTGGCCGGGAAGAAGTTCCAGTGGCATCGGCTTCGGGACAGGCATGTGTTGATGATGGATATCCCCACGCACGCCAATGCGCTCCTGGTCGTGCTGCCCAACAGCGATCCGCACCCGGACGCTGTCGTGCTTCTGCATGCGGCAACGGTGCTGGGGCTGGAACTTTCACGAAATGTCCTGTCCCTGGAAAGCCGGCACCGCCTGGCGAGCGAATTCCTGTTGCAAGCGGTCGACGGTCGCCTGGGAACGGCGGAACTGGAGAGTCGGCTCACGGCTTTTGATGTTCCGGCGCAGGATTTCGTGGTGGTTTCGATATCGGCCGACGACGGCGAGCGGCTGGCGGACGTCCACGTCGAACTGTGGCGCCACGGCTTTCCGGCCGCTTGCCTGCGGCGCTTCAACACACTTCACGTGGCGGTTTCCGCGGCGGTGACCGCCGATATCCTGATCCACTGCGCGGGTCCCGAGGTCCGGATCGGCATCAGCTCGCCGACGTCTGCGCCCGGGATCCAGCGTGCGTTGCAGGAGTCGCTGTGGGCGCTCGGCTCGGCCAAGGGCAATGCCATGAAGCTGGCCCGGTACGCCGAGGGTGCCTCGTGGCTTGGGCTCACGAGTTTCGAGGAAGGGACCGCGTTGGTAGAGCGGCTGCTGGGTCCGATCTTCGCTTACGAGCAGAGCCAGGAAGGCGACCTCATCGTGACGTTGAGGACCTACCTGGACACCCAAAGGTCATGGCAGAAGACTGCGGCGGCACTGTTCGCGCACCGGCAAACCGTCATCTACAGAATCCGAAAAATCAGCGAATTGACGGGCCTGGACATGACCGAAACATCCACGTTGGCTCAGCTTTGGTTTGCGCTTCAAATCCATGAGGCCATGCATAAGTAG